A genomic region of Desulfonatronovibrio hydrogenovorans DSM 9292 contains the following coding sequences:
- a CDS encoding MlaD family protein produces MKDGYRSVEFRAGLLVIFFMVALVSIFLYIGFKKELFAERVTYYVISDTGERIERGIPVRLSGFRIGQVENVSLDAVDFVTIEIRILKKYQRWMVEDSKIILDQEGIIGKPYLKLLPGSEDAQVLEAESRIRLDKVGGISELIEQAQPVMDDLKAIVANIRSITDQLLLEDGPVQVVLGNIQEMTTRLNESQGLVYYLVEDPRPVEKVENILAGLDDLARSFEDLVESGIVVVDGLKPIEQEFLGITREAREFVGELRGIRSDIAPIVENLSDFSFELKRAGQDMYRIRQEGEYALRLGTELLHRLSDTWPLSRPEPDYDRSFPLP; encoded by the coding sequence GTGAAAGACGGTTATAGAAGTGTTGAATTCCGGGCTGGGCTTCTGGTCATTTTTTTCATGGTGGCCCTGGTTTCAATCTTTTTATATATAGGTTTCAAAAAAGAGCTTTTTGCTGAAAGGGTGACTTACTACGTCATCAGTGACACCGGGGAGAGGATTGAACGGGGCATCCCGGTGCGGCTTTCCGGGTTCAGGATCGGTCAGGTGGAGAATGTATCCCTGGACGCAGTGGACTTTGTGACCATAGAAATCCGGATATTAAAAAAATATCAGCGCTGGATGGTTGAAGATTCCAAGATCATCCTGGACCAGGAAGGAATCATCGGCAAACCCTATTTAAAACTCCTACCCGGGAGTGAGGATGCCCAGGTCCTTGAGGCAGAAAGTCGGATCAGGCTGGACAAGGTTGGGGGCATAAGCGAGTTAATAGAGCAGGCTCAGCCAGTTATGGATGATTTAAAGGCCATTGTAGCCAATATCAGAAGTATTACAGACCAGCTTCTTCTGGAGGATGGTCCTGTCCAGGTGGTTTTGGGAAATATCCAGGAAATGACCACCAGGCTGAATGAGAGCCAGGGACTGGTCTATTACCTTGTTGAAGATCCAAGGCCTGTGGAAAAGGTGGAAAACATCCTGGCTGGACTGGATGATCTGGCCAGAAGCTTTGAAGACCTGGTTGAAAGCGGGATAGTTGTTGTGGATGGCTTAAAGCCGATAGAACAGGAGTTCCTGGGGATAACCCGGGAAGCAAGGGAGTTTGTGGGCGAACTAAGGGGAATCAGGTCGGATATCGCTCCTATAGTAGAAAATCTGTCGGATTTCAGCTTTGAGCTGAAAAGAGCGGGTCAGGACATGTACAGGATCAGACAGGAGGGCGAGTATGCCCTGCGCCTGGGGACAGAACTTTTGCACAGACTATCTGACACCTGGCCTCTCAGCCGGCCTGAGCCGGATTATGACAGAAGTTTTCCCCTGCCGTGA
- a CDS encoding PilZ domain-containing protein: MNQQFWPQISSSFQTSVMQTSGYYLLLIVLLVVLALILFYLYKRKVDQKKQDAAPKYFEVAAREEISEILETALGQNSRFDLRLSSGGRELLCLFREYAKDSILLEPPDQIKSIKRWSGRQVQVYFRISLGRGKFSFYKFKSRVMEALVKDDVRLIRLAVPELLEMEQKRQHLRLELPGSYIRLLEIRPVSHDRNGEYHTSIQRHGQPIWTYEQGSRTDVVLKDISGGGARLDLSPQPIRGQNDFFKDNPVLLLSMIFYQHPGVSDKLKEFHLIGRVRKHYPDTHGNYIAAIQFIRQASFDQEEKVITGWEKVEPNDGVEDLASWVVRTYLKIYREKGLV, translated from the coding sequence ATGAATCAACAGTTCTGGCCCCAAATCAGTTCGAGCTTTCAGACTTCGGTCATGCAGACTTCCGGGTATTATCTGCTGTTAATAGTCTTGCTGGTTGTTTTGGCCCTGATTCTCTTTTATCTGTACAAGCGAAAAGTTGATCAGAAAAAACAGGACGCTGCTCCCAAGTACTTTGAAGTCGCCGCCAGAGAAGAAATATCAGAAATCCTGGAAACAGCCCTGGGACAGAACAGCCGTTTTGATTTGCGCCTGTCTTCCGGAGGCAGGGAGCTGCTTTGCCTATTTCGTGAGTATGCCAAAGACTCGATCCTTCTTGAACCTCCAGATCAGATCAAGTCCATAAAAAGATGGTCAGGCAGGCAGGTCCAGGTCTATTTCCGGATCAGCCTTGGGCGGGGAAAATTTTCTTTCTACAAGTTTAAATCCAGGGTCATGGAAGCTCTAGTCAAAGATGATGTCCGTTTAATCCGGCTGGCTGTCCCGGAACTGCTTGAGATGGAACAGAAAAGGCAACACCTTCGCCTGGAACTGCCAGGGAGTTATATCCGTTTGCTGGAAATTCGACCAGTTTCCCATGACCGCAACGGAGAATATCATACCTCAATTCAGAGGCACGGTCAGCCCATTTGGACTTATGAGCAGGGTTCAAGAACGGATGTGGTGCTGAAGGACATTTCCGGTGGTGGAGCAAGACTTGATCTTTCTCCTCAACCCATCAGGGGCCAGAATGATTTTTTCAAGGACAATCCGGTCCTGCTTTTGTCGATGATTTTCTATCAGCATCCGGGTGTCAGCGATAAGTTGAAAGAGTTCCATTTGATAGGCAGGGTCAGGAAGCATTATCCTGATACCCATGGTAACTATATCGCTGCTATTCAGTTCATTCGGCAGGCATCCTTTGACCAGGAGGAAAAGGTTATTACAGGCTGGGAAAAAGTAGAGCCCAATGATGGGGTGGAAGATCTGGCAAGCTGGGTAGTGAGAACTTATCTTAAGATTTACCGTGAAAAGGGGCTGGTCTGA
- a CDS encoding hemolysin family protein, translated as MEEGSESRVWSVLRRIFGSRCDLPLEEIIMEARDDGELKNEEVLMLLNVLRLSQKKALEIMVPRTDLVCCEVNDSMSDVARTIIESGHSRIPIYRANRDHMVGLVHAKDLLKYFLAEKEVSLTSIMRSPYFIPETKNIREVLLDFQSRKIHMAIVLDEYGGTSGVVTLEDVLEEIVGEIEDEYDPPKPQEIQVRQDGSFYVSGRTSLDELKDELGIVIHSDQVETIGGYVCHVAGKVPQKEEEFSDGVFRYRVNEADAKHIQWLTITSMAGKSDQV; from the coding sequence TTGGAAGAGGGATCGGAAAGCAGGGTCTGGTCGGTATTGCGAAGGATTTTTGGCTCCCGCTGTGATTTGCCTCTGGAAGAGATAATTATGGAGGCCAGAGACGATGGAGAACTCAAGAATGAAGAAGTCCTGATGCTTCTGAACGTCCTTCGACTGAGCCAGAAAAAAGCCCTGGAGATCATGGTTCCCAGAACAGATCTGGTCTGCTGCGAGGTTAACGATTCCATGAGTGATGTTGCCAGGACCATAATAGAGAGCGGCCACTCCAGGATCCCGATATACCGTGCAAACAGGGACCATATGGTTGGCCTGGTCCATGCCAAGGATCTGCTGAAATACTTCCTGGCAGAAAAAGAGGTTTCCCTGACCTCCATCATGCGTTCTCCTTACTTTATTCCTGAAACCAAAAACATCAGGGAAGTCCTTCTTGATTTTCAGAGTCGAAAGATCCATATGGCCATTGTTCTGGATGAGTATGGAGGGACTTCTGGAGTTGTGACCCTGGAGGACGTACTGGAGGAAATTGTCGGCGAGATCGAGGATGAATACGATCCTCCCAAACCCCAGGAGATCCAGGTTCGTCAGGATGGTTCGTTTTATGTTTCCGGCAGAACATCGCTGGATGAACTAAAGGATGAACTGGGGATTGTGATTCATTCCGATCAGGTGGAAACCATTGGCGGGTATGTCTGTCATGTTGCTGGCAAGGTCCCTCAAAAGGAAGAGGAGTTTTCCGACGGTGTTTTCAGGTACAGGGTCAACGAGGCTGATGCCAAGCATATTCAGTGGCTTACAATAACTTCCATGGCAGGCAAATCAGACCAGGTATGA
- the lnt gene encoding apolipoprotein N-acyltransferase gives MGLYFGFANPIYHFPPFFFLFLLGLNRIALDSDSAGQVFVRSWLATGLAFSVCLYWIVVPVHQFGGFPLVLALFCPVLLGFCIALFSSAYALFVSTVKKSSSWLLLGVFSGCAWSGLEFIREYALTGFPWFLAAQSFAVWPESIQAVSIIGSYGLGMILAACGMWFSLGKVKSSLLGAGVLAVVLGYGYLIPGKVLETGQARFLAVQGNIDQTLKWEEKIQRMTIDKYFNLTLDGSSRYSPDLVIWPETALPFYFQEATELSHMVRNFAQENQLNILTGSPAYRMDPDGVGYSLYNRAFWIDADGFVHDYYDKEHLVPFGEYVPLGRFIPFLDSLVEGELDFSPGTQKTPLTRDDLALGVLICYEIIFPNLARQRVAKGSNILINLSNDAWFGSTSAPEQHLHLGVLRAVEQGRYVIRATNTGISAFIDPGGRVYKRTGLFEDAYISAQAGLVDSKTLYHRLYWFINILLLMGVFVSLFIHYHNVRSSQK, from the coding sequence TTGGGCCTATACTTTGGCTTTGCCAACCCTATTTATCACTTTCCGCCATTTTTTTTCCTTTTTTTGCTGGGACTTAACCGGATTGCGCTGGATTCGGATTCGGCCGGGCAGGTTTTTGTTCGCTCCTGGCTGGCAACCGGTCTGGCCTTTTCTGTTTGTCTATACTGGATAGTGGTTCCGGTTCACCAGTTTGGCGGTTTCCCTCTGGTCCTGGCTCTTTTCTGCCCCGTCCTTCTTGGCTTCTGTATTGCTTTGTTCAGCTCGGCCTACGCCTTGTTCGTGTCAACTGTTAAAAAAAGCAGTTCCTGGCTGTTGTTGGGTGTTTTTTCTGGCTGTGCCTGGTCTGGGCTTGAGTTCATAAGGGAGTATGCCCTGACTGGCTTTCCTTGGTTTCTAGCGGCTCAGTCTTTTGCTGTATGGCCTGAGTCCATACAGGCCGTAAGTATTATTGGAAGCTACGGGCTGGGGATGATTCTGGCTGCCTGCGGGATGTGGTTCAGCCTGGGTAAAGTAAAGAGTTCATTACTTGGAGCAGGTGTTCTGGCTGTTGTGCTGGGTTATGGATATTTAATTCCAGGCAAAGTTCTGGAAACTGGCCAGGCACGTTTTTTAGCAGTCCAGGGCAATATTGATCAGACCCTTAAGTGGGAAGAAAAAATTCAGCGGATGACTATTGATAAATATTTTAACCTTACCTTGGACGGATCTTCAAGGTACAGTCCGGACCTGGTGATCTGGCCTGAGACAGCTTTACCCTTTTATTTTCAGGAAGCCACGGAACTCAGTCATATGGTCAGGAATTTTGCCCAGGAAAATCAGCTGAATATATTGACTGGTTCTCCTGCCTACAGGATGGATCCGGACGGGGTGGGGTACAGCCTGTACAACCGGGCATTCTGGATAGATGCTGACGGCTTTGTGCATGATTATTACGACAAAGAGCATCTGGTTCCATTTGGTGAGTATGTTCCTCTCGGCCGGTTCATTCCTTTTTTGGACAGCTTAGTGGAAGGTGAGCTTGATTTTTCCCCGGGCACTCAGAAAACTCCTCTGACCAGGGACGACCTTGCATTGGGGGTGCTCATCTGCTATGAAATAATATTTCCCAACCTAGCTAGGCAAAGGGTGGCAAAGGGATCAAACATACTCATCAACCTTTCAAACGATGCCTGGTTTGGAAGCACATCAGCCCCTGAGCAGCATCTGCACCTTGGGGTGCTCCGCGCTGTTGAGCAGGGCAGGTATGTGATCAGGGCCACAAATACCGGGATATCAGCCTTTATTGATCCTGGCGGCAGGGTTTACAAAAGAACCGGTTTGTTTGAGGATGCGTATATATCTGCCCAAGCCGGTCTAGTAGATTCCAAAACATTATACCACCGGTTATACTGGTTTATAAACATCCTGCTGCTCATGGGAGTCTTTGTTTCACTGTTCATTCATTATCATAATGTGAGATCAAGCCAAAAATGA
- the prfB gene encoding peptide chain release factor 2 (programmed frameshift): MIQLSDLKNQSAKILERFNALWGRLDLESQKTRLQEIEHELSRPGAWDNPDNLTPVLKEKSILEEEVAKISELQKLHDDLLEWLSFAEDDQGQDVLDALTDNVRVFGKKLEQLELEAFMGGKDDKNPAIIEIHPGAGGTEAQDWAEMLLRMYLRWAENSGYKTEYLDYIQGDEAGVKSVTIQITGDYAYGRLKGERGIHRLIRISPFDASGRRHTSFASVDVYPQVSDDINIEINEEDMRVDVFKASGPGGQHVNKTSSAIRITHIPTGIVVQCQSERSQRRNRESALKILKAKLYDREVEKIEEERQEKYAAKDAISWGSQIRTYTLQPYRLVKDHRTGNETGNVESVLDGNINQLIHDYLLYNHG; the protein is encoded by the exons ATGATTCAACTTTCAGATCTTAAAAATCAGTCCGCCAAAATCCTGGAACGCTTCAACGCCCTTTGGGGGCGTCTT GACCTGGAAAGCCAGAAAACCAGGCTTCAGGAAATTGAGCACGAGCTTTCAAGACCTGGAGCCTGGGATAATCCGGATAACCTGACCCCTGTTCTGAAAGAAAAAAGCATTCTTGAAGAAGAAGTAGCCAAGATCTCTGAGCTCCAAAAACTTCATGATGATCTGCTGGAGTGGCTCAGCTTTGCTGAAGACGATCAGGGTCAGGATGTGCTGGATGCGCTTACAGATAATGTCCGGGTGTTCGGCAAAAAGCTTGAGCAGCTTGAACTGGAAGCCTTTATGGGCGGGAAGGATGACAAAAATCCGGCAATTATTGAAATTCATCCCGGAGCAGGAGGGACTGAAGCCCAGGACTGGGCCGAGATGCTGCTGCGCATGTATCTCAGGTGGGCTGAAAACAGCGGCTACAAGACTGAGTACCTTGACTACATTCAGGGTGATGAGGCCGGGGTGAAAAGCGTAACCATCCAGATTACTGGAGACTATGCCTATGGTCGGCTCAAGGGAGAGAGGGGGATTCACAGGCTGATCAGGATTTCCCCTTTTGATGCCTCAGGCAGGAGACATACTTCTTTTGCTTCGGTGGATGTTTACCCCCAGGTCTCTGATGACATTAACATTGAGATCAACGAGGAAGATATGCGGGTGGATGTATTCAAGGCCAGTGGTCCTGGAGGGCAGCATGTAAATAAGACCAGCTCGGCCATCAGAATCACCCATATCCCCACCGGCATCGTTGTTCAGTGTCAGAGTGAAAGATCCCAGAGAAGGAACCGGGAATCAGCCCTGAAGATACTCAAGGCCAAACTTTATGACCGGGAAGTGGAAAAAATTGAAGAGGAAAGACAGGAGAAGTATGCTGCCAAGGATGCCATATCCTGGGGCAGTCAGATTAGGACTTACACTCTCCAGCCGTACCGCCTGGTCAAAGACCATAGAACCGGCAATGAAACCGGCAATGTGGAATCTGTGTTGGACGGTAATATTAATCAACTGATCCACGATTATCTTTTGTACAATCATGGCTGA
- a CDS encoding GGDEF domain-containing protein, whose amino-acid sequence MAEKPINDLIKFQRIIKELEDLEQALGHKVDSFSVESAEKSLALVRIFKGLTQEEWLGIMEQSSINPSWMCLSLNGKKFTTLHHMLKTIEELSLARDRDPLTGLNNRGFFQRVLEREMQKSFKYKMPLTLAIMDVDDFKLINDTYGHVCGDEVLKSLSGILSREVRGGDYAARIGGEEFALILPGTGKIKSKPLLERILKSIRQSMVCCSVGNEQIAYTVSIGSATYRGKTRLQLEDFLSQADKELYKVKSDGKNALRIVSALEVLDDKSMVRGDEKEFLLKG is encoded by the coding sequence ATGGCTGAAAAACCAATCAACGATCTGATCAAGTTTCAAAGGATTATCAAGGAGCTTGAGGACCTGGAGCAGGCTCTGGGTCACAAAGTCGACTCCTTTTCCGTGGAATCAGCAGAAAAGTCTCTGGCCTTGGTCAGGATTTTCAAAGGCCTGACCCAGGAGGAGTGGCTTGGCATCATGGAACAGTCCTCCATCAATCCGTCCTGGATGTGCCTTTCATTAAATGGTAAGAAATTCACCACCCTGCACCATATGCTAAAGACCATTGAGGAGCTTTCCCTGGCCAGGGACAGGGATCCTCTGACCGGTCTGAACAATCGGGGTTTTTTTCAGCGGGTTCTTGAACGAGAGATGCAGAAGTCGTTCAAGTACAAGATGCCCCTTACCCTGGCCATCATGGATGTTGATGATTTCAAGCTGATCAATGATACTTATGGCCATGTCTGTGGCGATGAAGTCTTAAAAAGTCTTTCTGGCATCCTTTCCAGGGAGGTCCGAGGCGGAGATTACGCAGCCAGAATTGGCGGTGAAGAATTCGCTCTTATTCTACCCGGAACCGGCAAGATCAAATCCAAACCTCTGCTGGAAAGGATACTCAAATCCATTCGGCAGAGCATGGTCTGCTGCAGTGTAGGCAATGAGCAGATAGCTTACACTGTTTCTATCGGCTCAGCCACTTACCGGGGAAAAACCCGTCTCCAGTTGGAAGACTTTTTATCTCAGGCTGACAAGGAACTCTATAAGGTCAAGTCTGACGGTAAAAACGCATTGAGAATAGTATCTGCATTGGAAGTCCTGGACGATAAATCAATGGTCAGGGGTGATGAAAAGGAATTCTTACTTAAAGGATGA
- a CDS encoding MinD/ParA family protein, giving the protein MQRQNRTFSLSILSGKGGVGKTNIALNLAYALYQAGQNTLLVDCDLGLANLDVMLGIAPEGSLHDILNHNAKVEDILFNLGKNGLDLIPAASGVTDILDLDEDQQDNVVQRLTKVMSKYNFLLLDLGAGINQTVQSFAAMTHHQVVVITPEPTSLTDGYALIKVLYTQKKAKNFHILVNMVHSEQEGRLGFERIRAACEKFLELEVDFLGFVRQDDVVPESVRMQKPFFQTAANSNPARDVLNIAHRLIRIRNDSLERIVSTPALRLEDLDGID; this is encoded by the coding sequence ATGCAACGGCAGAATAGAACTTTTAGTTTGTCCATCTTAAGCGGCAAGGGAGGGGTTGGAAAGACCAATATCGCCCTGAACCTTGCATATGCCCTTTATCAGGCTGGCCAGAATACCCTTCTGGTGGACTGTGATCTGGGACTGGCCAACCTTGATGTCATGCTGGGCATAGCTCCGGAAGGAAGCCTGCACGATATTTTGAATCACAACGCCAAAGTGGAAGACATTTTGTTTAATCTCGGCAAAAATGGGCTTGACCTTATCCCTGCTGCCTCCGGGGTAACTGATATCCTCGACCTTGATGAAGATCAGCAGGATAATGTTGTTCAGAGGTTGACCAAGGTCATGAGCAAATACAACTTCTTGCTCCTGGATCTTGGGGCAGGCATTAACCAGACAGTCCAGTCTTTTGCCGCCATGACTCATCATCAGGTTGTGGTCATTACACCCGAGCCCACATCTCTTACAGATGGTTACGCCCTTATAAAAGTGCTTTACACCCAGAAAAAAGCTAAAAATTTTCATATACTGGTTAATATGGTTCATTCAGAGCAGGAGGGACGACTTGGTTTTGAACGGATCCGGGCTGCCTGTGAAAAGTTTCTGGAACTCGAGGTCGATTTTTTGGGATTTGTCCGCCAGGACGATGTTGTGCCTGAGTCCGTTCGAATGCAAAAACCTTTTTTTCAGACTGCAGCCAACTCTAACCCGGCCAGGGATGTCCTGAATATTGCTCATCGTCTCATAAGGATTCGCAACGATTCCCTTGAACGGATCGTCTCCACACCTGCCTTGCGGCTTGAAGACTTGGACGGCATTGACTGA
- a CDS encoding HU family DNA-binding protein produces the protein MNKSELIKSLAEERNISIEEATEVVSIFFDSMKEALKNGDRVEIRGFGSFKIKEYKGYQGRNPKTGETVEVTPKKLPFFRAGKELKDYLNS, from the coding sequence ATGAACAAAAGCGAACTTATTAAAAGCCTGGCTGAAGAGCGAAACATCTCCATAGAAGAAGCTACAGAAGTGGTGTCAATCTTTTTTGACTCCATGAAAGAGGCCCTGAAAAACGGGGATAGGGTCGAAATAAGAGGATTCGGCAGCTTTAAGATCAAGGAATATAAAGGATATCAGGGAAGGAATCCCAAAACAGGCGAAACCGTTGAGGTTACTCCGAAAAAGCTGCCTTTTTTCAGGGCAGGAAAAGAACTCAAGGATTATCTGAACAGCTAA
- the dapF gene encoding diaminopimelate epimerase, which translates to MTNNSSNKVTFYKMQGSGNDFILFDNTSLRLAREDMPFWASKLCPRGFAVGADGMIFLDKTAKEGLDYVWHFYNSDGSRAEMCGNGSRCASLLANIIGLAGKDQVFGTDAGPITARILDQGLVKVQLTPAINLRLNIPLTLEGGQEINVHHVNTGVPHAVVVCENVDQVDVAKVGRAIRFHKEFSPSGTNVNFIEKKGDDSIILRTYERGVEDETFACGTGAAASVVVGSALKILKAPVEVTTSGGEFLAIDISEDQVFLTGKATLVFKGEFSPETFGL; encoded by the coding sequence ATGACAAACAACTCTTCAAATAAAGTTACATTTTACAAGATGCAGGGTAGTGGAAACGATTTTATCCTGTTTGACAACACCAGCCTCAGACTGGCCAGGGAAGACATGCCTTTCTGGGCGTCCAAGCTATGCCCCAGGGGCTTTGCCGTGGGAGCTGACGGGATGATTTTTCTTGATAAAACAGCTAAGGAAGGGCTGGACTACGTCTGGCACTTTTATAATTCAGACGGCTCCCGGGCAGAAATGTGCGGAAACGGTTCAAGATGTGCTTCGCTACTGGCCAACATTATTGGACTTGCAGGGAAGGACCAGGTTTTTGGGACGGATGCAGGCCCCATAACAGCCCGGATCCTGGATCAGGGTCTGGTCAAGGTTCAACTCACCCCGGCCATTAACCTGCGCCTGAATATTCCCCTGACCCTGGAAGGAGGGCAGGAAATAAATGTTCACCATGTCAATACCGGGGTTCCCCATGCTGTGGTTGTCTGTGAAAACGTGGATCAGGTCGATGTGGCTAAGGTTGGCCGGGCGATAAGGTTTCATAAAGAGTTTTCCCCATCAGGGACCAATGTTAATTTTATTGAGAAAAAAGGGGATGATTCAATTATTCTTAGAACCTATGAACGCGGGGTAGAGGATGAGACTTTTGCCTGTGGAACTGGAGCTGCAGCATCAGTGGTAGTTGGCTCAGCCCTGAAAATCCTCAAGGCCCCGGTAGAAGTGACAACCTCCGGGGGGGAATTTCTGGCCATTGACATTTCTGAGGATCAGGTCTTTCTTACTGGAAAGGCCACCCTGGTCTTTAAGGGCGAATTTTCACCGGAGACTTTTGGTCTTTAG
- the dapA gene encoding 4-hydroxy-tetrahydrodipicolinate synthase, giving the protein MQFQGAYTALVTPFKNNQIDEEAYRALIEWQLEQGINGVVPCGTTGESATLSHQEHKKVISICVDQVKGRVPVIAGAGSNSTTEAIDLTGYAKDAGADAALLITPYYNKPTPAGLVAHFKAIAKEVSIPFFIYNVPGRTSLNVMPKTVARIFREIPEAIGIKEATGDLKQVSEVVEECGPDFIVLSGDDFTVLPLLSVGGHGVISVVSNIVPNMMQTMCKAFVNRDLETAQKLHHEMSPLCRAMFMETNPIPVKTSLAMMGKMEKEFRLPLVPMEPGNEESLHGILNTTGLV; this is encoded by the coding sequence ATGCAATTTCAAGGCGCATATACAGCTTTGGTAACTCCATTCAAGAACAATCAGATTGATGAAGAGGCCTACCGGGCCCTTATAGAATGGCAGCTGGAGCAAGGCATAAACGGAGTCGTGCCTTGTGGGACCACCGGCGAATCAGCCACCTTGAGCCATCAGGAACATAAAAAGGTCATAAGCATCTGCGTGGATCAGGTAAAGGGCAGGGTCCCGGTAATAGCCGGTGCTGGATCCAACTCCACGACCGAGGCAATTGATCTTACCGGATACGCCAAGGATGCTGGAGCTGATGCAGCCTTACTTATCACACCATATTACAACAAGCCCACACCTGCAGGGCTGGTTGCCCATTTTAAGGCTATTGCCAAAGAAGTTTCAATCCCCTTTTTCATCTATAATGTTCCTGGACGAACTTCCCTTAATGTCATGCCCAAGACCGTGGCCAGAATTTTTCGGGAAATCCCTGAAGCAATCGGGATAAAAGAGGCCACTGGCGACCTTAAGCAGGTTTCCGAAGTGGTGGAAGAATGTGGACCTGACTTTATTGTTTTGTCTGGGGATGATTTTACAGTTCTTCCGCTGTTGTCTGTTGGAGGACATGGGGTGATCTCCGTTGTGTCAAACATCGTTCCTAATATGATGCAGACCATGTGTAAGGCTTTTGTGAATAGAGATCTGGAGACGGCCCAGAAGCTTCACCATGAAATGTCGCCTTTATGCCGGGCAATGTTCATGGAAACAAACCCCATTCCGGTTAAGACCTCTTTAGCCATGATGGGCAAGATGGAAAAGGAATTCCGGTTGCCACTGGTTCCCATGGAGCCAGGCAATGAAGAAAGCCTCCATGGCATTCTAAACACAACAGGGTTGGTTTGA
- a CDS encoding alpha-hydroxy-acid oxidizing protein: MDFDTVRKKARADLKGYCRVCPACDGRACSGEVPGMGGIGSGSSFRANIESLAAHQFQMSAVHAVKEPDTSLKLWGRHLSIPLMAAPMTGTTYNMGGSLSEADFAERIIEGALEAGSLGFIGDGADPLMYESGLRAIKKSNGHGVAIIKPRSQKEIISRIKMAEEAGALAVGVDIDGAGLVTMALKGQAVGPKTGDEIASLVESTELPFILKGVMSREDALTAHDAGVAAIVVSNHGGRVLDFTPGAADVLPKISSAVKGKMLVFADGGVRWGADILKYLALGADAVLTGRPLIIGAFGGEVEGVSMIINQMKQELFQAMLLTGTADVQKVLPEILRPG; encoded by the coding sequence ATTGACTTTGATACAGTCCGCAAAAAAGCAAGGGCTGACCTTAAGGGTTACTGCCGGGTTTGTCCGGCCTGTGATGGTCGGGCCTGTTCCGGTGAAGTTCCGGGCATGGGAGGTATTGGATCTGGTTCGTCATTCAGGGCAAATATTGAATCCCTGGCAGCACATCAGTTTCAGATGAGCGCTGTTCATGCAGTCAAAGAGCCGGATACTTCGTTGAAACTCTGGGGGCGGCATTTGTCCATTCCATTGATGGCAGCGCCCATGACCGGCACTACCTATAATATGGGCGGCTCACTTTCCGAAGCAGACTTTGCAGAACGGATAATTGAAGGAGCCTTAGAAGCCGGTTCCCTGGGATTCATCGGGGATGGTGCTGATCCTTTGATGTATGAAAGCGGGCTTAGGGCCATAAAAAAAAGCAATGGACATGGAGTAGCCATAATCAAGCCCAGATCCCAGAAAGAAATAATCAGCCGGATCAAAATGGCTGAAGAAGCTGGAGCCCTGGCTGTGGGTGTTGATATCGACGGGGCAGGACTGGTTACAATGGCCTTAAAAGGTCAGGCTGTCGGGCCGAAAACAGGTGATGAAATCGCCAGCCTGGTGGAAAGTACTGAGCTGCCTTTCATTCTCAAAGGGGTGATGAGCCGGGAGGATGCCTTAACTGCTCATGATGCCGGAGTTGCAGCCATTGTTGTGTCCAACCATGGCGGGAGGGTGCTTGATTTTACACCTGGGGCAGCAGATGTCCTTCCAAAAATTTCTTCAGCTGTGAAGGGAAAGATGCTGGTCTTTGCCGACGGTGGAGTTCGCTGGGGTGCAGACATCCTGAAATATCTGGCCCTGGGGGCTGATGCGGTTTTGACTGGCCGACCTTTGATTATTGGGGCCTTCGGAGGAGAAGTTGAGGGAGTCTCAATGATTATAAACCAAATGAAGCAGGAACTTTTTCAGGCAATGCTTCTGACCGGTACTGCTGATGTCCAAAAAGTCCTGCCCGAAATACTCAGGCCCGGATGA